The DNA sequence ACGGAAACGTTCTTGGTATTGAAGCAGTCCTTCCAGATGGCACCGTTGTAGATGATCTTTCTACTCTTCGGAAGAACAACACCGGGTACGACCTCAAGCAGCTCTTTATTGGTGGCGAGGGAACGATTGGCATCATCACAAAAGTCTCGATCATTTGCCCAAGGAGATCGCCGGCCGTCAACGTGGCATACTTTGGATTGGAAAGCTTTGAAAAGGTTCAAAAAGCTTACATTGAGGCCAAGAGTCATCTCTCTGAGATTCTCTCAGCTTTCGAGCTCATGGACGGTCGCACGCAGAAGTTGGTCAACAGGGTAAAGGGTAAGAAAATGCCTCTAGAGGGCGATTACCCCTTTTACTGCCTAATCGAGACCAGCGGCTCCAACGCAGACCACGATGGCGAGGTAAGCAAGTCCGTATCATATTGCGGAAATGATAGCTGAGTTGGTGCAGAAACTGCAAGCATTCTTAGAACACGTCATGGAGACTGGAGTCGTTTCCGATGGTGTCCTTGCTCAGGACCAGACCCAGATTCAAGAGCTCTGGACATGGCGAGAAGGCATTACCGAGTGCCTTGGCCATGACGGAGGTGTCTACAAATACGACTTGTCGATACCCATCGCAGAGCTCTACGATCTGGTCAACGAAACGCGCGATCGCTTAACGGAAGCTGGCCTGCTCGGGAGCGACGCCTCCCACcctgttgttgatgttgtaGGTTACGGCCACATGGGTGATTCTAACCTGCATCTCAATATCCCAGTAAGAAAGTTCGACAAAGCCGTAGAAAAGAAGCTGGAGCCGTTTGTATACGAATGGGTGCAAAAGCGAAACGGCAGCATCAGCGCTGAGCACGGTTTGGGTGTGACCAAGAAGCCATACATTGGATACAGTAAGAGTGAGACCATGATCAAGTTGATGAAGCAGATTAAGGATCTGTATGATCCAGTGAGTATATGTTTTGACCTCAGTTGAACATCACATGCTAACGTGATACAGAACGGCATCATGAACCCGTACAAGTACATATAGACATTGCTCCGTATTCATATTTAGATCTCATACCCAGCATTCTCTCTCCTAGTGTCCCCATCTTTCAACAGTTTCATTGCATTTCCCTCGTATATCGCATCTCTTTGTCTTGCGTCAAACATACTTTCCAAGCCATCTTTCATCCGATTTGCAAAACTTTCAACGTACGGCGTCTGGGTAAACGGAAAGTCGCTCCCATACAACAGCCTCTCATGAGAAATCTCGAACCCCTCCACAAATGCCTTCAGTTGTCCCCTGTCGCCGCTTTCGCCATCGAACACGAAACCCGCGAGGTCGAAGTAGAACTGATCTTCCAGCTGCTGTC is a window from the Pyrenophora tritici-repentis strain M4 chromosome 7, whole genome shotgun sequence genome containing:
- a CDS encoding GlcD, FAD-FMN-containing dehydrogenase, which translates into the protein MSATNNSSAMDGVKGPTASSQSIKFTSESYPHLQRDSKFTKVNGEHVKYFKDLLGSESAVIDGVSKDASEDIEPYNSDWMRKFRGHTKVVVKPSTTEEVSKILKYCNDNMLAVVPQGGNTGLVGGSVPVYDEIVINMQRMNQIRSFDEVSGILVADAGVILENADNFLAEKNHIFPLDLGAKGSCYIGGNVATNAGGLRLLRYGSFHGNVLGIEAVLPDGTVVDDLSTLRKNNTGYDLKQLFIGGEGTIGIITKVSIICPRRSPAVNVAYFGLESFEKVQKAYIEAKSHLSEILSAFELMDGRTQKLVNRVKGKKMPLEGDYPFYCLIETSGSNADHDGEKLQAFLEHVMETGVVSDGVLAQDQTQIQELWTWREGITECLGHDGGVYKYDLSIPIAELYDLVNETRDRLTEAGLLGSDASHPVVDVVGYGHMGDSNLHLNIPVRKFDKAVEKKLEPFVYEWVQKRNGSISAEHGLGVTKKPYIGYSKSETMIKLMKQIKDLYDPNGIMNPYKYI